In the Leishmania mexicana MHOM/GT/2001/U1103 complete genome, chromosome 31 genome, one interval contains:
- a CDS encoding putative RNA binding protein, whose amino-acid sequence MPAKAAAKPAKPATKAAPKPANKAPAPKAAAAKPVAKAAPKAAAPAARPASGPSNGVYVKNWGTGSVADATNVFSAAGKVTKVQLRRQRYAIVFFENSAAVKKAIDLFNEKEVLGQTVLVVPAKTSPKPDAHENSSCVFVSPIFRPSTTKMQVMELFAGVKVLRLRMYRQNFVYAYLDSPAAAKKFVEEKNGTEFRGHTLRVALSARSLEKLRARQEAATVVMAAHRHHKAHERQ is encoded by the coding sequence ATGCCCGCCAAGGCCGCCGCTAAGCCCGCCAAGCCCGCCACGAAGGCAGCGCCCAAGCCCGCCAACAAGGCTCCCGCGCCgaaggctgctgccgcgaaGCCGGTCGCCAAGGCTGCGCCGaaggccgccgcccccgctgcccGCCCCGCTTCTGGCCCGTCCAACGGCGTGTACGTGAAGAACTGGGGCACTGGCTCTGTTGCCGACGCCACAAATGTGTTTTCTGCCGCCGGCAAGGTGACCAAGGtacagctgcgccgccagcgctaCGCCATTGTCTTCTTTGAAAACTCCGCCGCTGTGAAGAAGGCCATCGACCTCTTCAACGAGAAGGAGGTGCTCGGCCAGACTGTGCTGGTGGTGCCCGCTAAGACCAGCCCCAAGCCGGACGCGCACGAGAACTCCTCGTGCGTGTTTGTCAGCCCCATCTTCCGCCCTTCGACGACGAAGATGCAGGTGATGGAGCTGTTTGCTGGTgtgaaggtgctgcgcctgcgcatgtACCGCCAGAACTTCGTGTACGCCTACCTCGACTCCCCCGCTGCAGCGAAGAAGTTCGTGGAGGAGAAGAACGGCACTGAGTTCCGCGGCCACACActgcgtgtggcgctgtCGGCTCGCTCTCTGGAGAAGCTCCGCGCTCGCCAGGAGGCCGCCACTGTCGTCATGGCcgctcaccgccaccacaagGCGCACGAGCGTCAGTAA
- a CDS encoding putative cyclin 9 gives MSSSPSSPVYSSPASTGFAAPYLPSFTRRYFRLSQSAFVISDYLVRKFRLTESVLLTSLCYWHEFVAAHGLRKVNEVVLATTCVFLAAKVEHAHIRLARLVEAAFDLDANTTPPAELEQWCRAVLDVELVLCDTIRFDFVRIFPLADTLRSMQTLAEAGQLPDAARQEIGTAVRRVFLFSFVTPLCIKVSMQRLCTSILYMIVTAARRELVPTFQSIWSAPEAEFPDEAELEGITAVLMDVFAYLHKKFGVPALDDVNEARYKRRRSQHGNDVGVTSSVFSSASADFTPLMKMSEQ, from the coding sequence ATGTCGTCAAGCCCATCGTCGCCGGTGTACAGCTCACCCGCGTCTACCGGCTTCGCTGCGCCTTACCTGCCTTCCTTCACGCGCCGCTACTTCCGCCTTTCTCAGTCTGCCTTTGTCATCTCCGACTACCTTGTGCGCAAGTTCCGCCTCACTGAGAGCGTTCTGCTGACGTCGCTGTGCTACTGGCACGAATTTGTCGCTGCACACGGGCTGCGCAAAGTCAACGAGGTCGTGCTGGCCACCACGTGCGTCTTCCTCGCTGCAAAGGTggagcacgcgcacatacgGCTGGCGCGCCTAGTGGAGGCTGCGTTTGACCTCGATGCGAACACAACTCCTCcagcggagctggagcagtGGTGCCGTGCCGTGCTGGACGTGGAGCTGGTGCTGTGCGATACCATCCGCTTTGACTTTGTGCGCATCTTCCCCCTTGCTGACACTCTGCGATCGATGCAGACCCTGGCTGAGGCGGGGCAGCTGCCGGACGCCGCACGGCAGGAGATTGGCACGGCAGTACGACGCGTGTTTCTTTTCTCCTTTGTCACACCGCTCTGCATCAAGGTGTCGATGCAGCGACTCTGCACGTCAATCCTCTATATGATcgtgacggcagcgcgcagagAGCTGGTGCCGACTTTTCAGTCCATCTGGAGCGCCCCTGAGGCGGAGTTTCCCGATGAGGCGGAGCTTGAGGGTATTACGGCCGTGCTCATGGACGTCTTCGCGTACCTACACAAGAAGTTTGGCGTGCCGGCACTGGACGACGTCAACGAGGCGCGATACAAGCGCCGCCGATCGCAGCATGGTAACGACGTTGGTGTCACGAGCTCCgtcttcagcagcgccagcgccgacTTCACACCGCTCATGAAGATGTCAGAGCAGTGA
- a CDS encoding putative protein kinase, whose protein sequence is MDSTLAQLPATRWDRLMAVLEENEPERAIDAPKILERAKKLNFSDLELFYLLLMRYQDKQPKILMEVVSLYAMMSTWMEWIVRVQRCLDAKKRNIDANSPSHTATGGSVLMHNSSDFADSGHTFLSCSSSNCTNTPISSNPVCSSENRGNDCGSRSDSATHVAHNLASSAVRGFRDKSGCCSYSTSVHWCFDLGSDWKWDGSLDFLRNGCVLSCLVAEALDHCGKLEVLQDDHCVHQGAPNPITHEILYPSLADIDRVFKSAAEDGATGVASASRSFGTVNYLSTLDFARGLQLSRGDKVQPSKALKLIEEQGKNLAAAEQWVRKLNNMCERFLGWEKSAHKNRAFFDLCNLDNLVRPLNSDDARLLYRMHWLAVALYRVVKDASIIPAPPRMSFIVCRDSLGGLPDASVEDDEIGLLVATKCSCLPPKARLNVTMKDVNTMQLLHPDMKHGPRILPCTVVKDEVFAYFEEHHTFIPVWSVFQYYLQHFDGLNWRFEMNRQEREQERQVLGTNFSAIRQDLSASDDFTFNCSSATFDLTVHSSTVQHDRQRRPPEPPSNSQWMRGLTTAKSFDFSTDCKASVTLPPERFLQPAVQPGTGVEMGVGVSKVRPNCIAIPSPCPFPASATTSKVAGTSEKLNATPAAGTVIANNTNAVSSSTCGVSTTAVTSASSSGIDAVLNAVKSPISDLSMSMTVARQATAARTTGELETPSTHIASVFPPKRPSEVLDEPTEDTEALSREVAVCMEATTTEVVERDRIVDAVASDAAVPMMSCTISCSPSSQVMVAQEAHHHGSVEAPEDDDDAISDATMTVMGSESHAIIRNFTAAVVQESEQSGISILSHRFRVSSGPIGKGAFGAVYRALNLDTGRIVAVKQSRYSYDDKTADLNWREFQMLSMLPPHANVITFYGASRDVDTNQLLLVMEYASGGSIVQLYRYFRPIPEPLFYHHAVGIARGLKHLHDHNVIHGDVKPENVLTRSDGSVAISDFGCSSFSFVSSDTGSPSLQSSKRGSGSLQLFGTAAYMAPEVILNEPHLKSDVWAYACTLVQLWLGKSPWSYSKRRFSVLDSIPLMFHIANEEVVPFTTEQLERSPRWLQCIARRAFERDVKKRCTMAEIINILTDNSRVYRS, encoded by the coding sequence ATGGACAGCACGCTGGCACAGCTTCCCGCCACGCGGTGGGACCGCCtgatggcggtgctggaAGAAAACGAGCCCGAGCGAGCGATCGATGCCCCCAAAATCCTGGAACGGGCCAAGAAGCTGAACTTCTCCGACTTGGAGCTTTTCTACCTACTACTCATGCGCTACCAGGATAAGCAACCAAAGATTTTGATGGAGGTGGTGAGCCTCTACGCAATGATGAGTACGTGGATGGAGTGGATCGTGCgggtgcagcgctgcctggACGCAAAGAAGCGCAATATAGACGCCAACAGCCCTTCCCATACCGCCACAGGGGGGTCGGTGTTGATGCACAATTCGTCCGACTTCGCCGACTCTGGGCACACGTTCCTGTCCTGCTCCAGTAGCAACTGCACGAACACCCCAATTTCTTCAAATCCGGTGTGCAGTTCAGAAAACCGCGGCAATGACTGTGGTAGCCGGTCGGACAGCGCCACCCATGTCGCCCACAAcctcgcctcctcggccgtGCGCGGGTTTCGCGACAAATCGGGTTGCTGCAGCTACTCGACGAGCGTCCACTGGTGTTTTGACCTCGGCTCTGACTGGAAGTGGGACGGCTCGCTGGACTTTCTGCGCAACGGATGCGTGCTGAGCTGTCTCGTGGCGGAAGCCCTGGACCACTGTGGCAAGTTGGAGGTGCTTCAAGACGACCACTGCGTTCACCAAGGGGCGCCGAATCCCATTACCCACGAGATTCTGTACCCCTCGCTGGCGGACATCGACCGTGTCTTTAAGAGCGCAGCCGAGGACGGAGCAACTGGCGTCGCCAGCGCGAGCAGGTCCTTCGGTACAGTGAACTACCTCTCAACCCTCGACTTTGCACGTGGGCTACAGCTCAGCCGAGGTGACAAGGTGCAGCCCTCAAAGGCACTGAAACTGATTGAGGAGCAAGGGAAGAACCTTGCAGCGGCTGAGCAGTGGGTGCGGAAGCTGAATAACATGTGCGAGCGCTTTCTCGGCTGGGAAAAGTCGGCGCACAAGAACCGCGCCTTCTTTGACCTCTGCAACCTTGACAACCTTGTACGCCCGCTCAACTCGGACGACGCGCGCTTGCTCTACCGCATGCACTGGCTCGCCGTGGCACTTTACCGCGTTGTCAAGGACGCGTCCATAAtaccggcgccaccgcgcatgAGCTTCATTGTATGCCGCGACAGCCTTGGAGGACTGCCGGACGCATCGGTGGAGGACGACGAAATCGGCCTTTTAGTGGCTACCAAGTGCAGCTGTCTCCCCCCCAAAGCGCGTCTGAACGTGACCATGAAGGACGTCAACACCATGCAGCTGCTTCACCCCGACATGAAGCACGGCCCGCGCATCCTGCCGTGCACCGTAGTCAAAGACGAGGTATTCGCTTACTTTGAGGAGCACCATACCTTCATCCCGGTTTGGTCGGTCTTCCAGTACTACCTCCAGCACTTCGACGGGCTGAACTGGCGCTTCGAGATGAACCGCCAAGAACGGGAGCAAGAGCGACAGGTGCTCGGGACGAACTTCTCAGCCATTCGCCAGGACCTCAGCGCCAGTGATGACTTCACATTCAACTGTAGCAGTGCGACGTTCGACCTTACAGTGCACAGCTCCACTGTTCAACACGACCGCCAGCGCAGACCACCAGAGCCTCCGAGCAACTCCCAGTGGATGCGCGGATTGACCACCGCCAAATCCTTTGATTTTTCGACTGACTGCAAGGCGTCCGTCACACTGCCCCCAGAACGTTTTCTCCAGCCAGCGGTACAACCCGGCACCGGCGTCGAGATGGGTGTCGGCGTGTCGAAGGTGCGGCCAAACTGCATTGCGATTCCATCCCCTTGCCCTTTCCCGGCATCGGCTACCACGTCAAAGGTTGCTGGCACTTCTGAGAAACTGAACGCCACCCCAGCTGCTGGAACCGTCATCGCGAACAACACCAACGCCGTCTCATCGAGCACCTGCGGAGTTTCTACCACTGCCGTCACCAGCGCGTCATCATCGGGCATCGACGCAGTCCTGAATGCCGTCAAGAGCCCGATTTCAGACTTGTCGATGTCGATGACGGTTGCACGACAGgctacggcggcgcgcacgaCTGGGGAGCTGGAGACACCGTCGACGCACATTGCATCCGTGTTTCCCCCCAAGCGACCGAGCGAGGTGCTTGACGAGCCAACAGAGGACACCGAGGCTCTCTcgcgcgaggtggcggtgtgcaTGGAGGCAACGACGACGGAGGTTGTGGAGCGTGACCGCATCGTCGACGCTGTCGCCAGCGATGCGGCAGTGCCGATGATGTCCTGCACCATTTCCTGCTCCCCTAGCTCGCAGGTGATGGTGGCTCAGGAAGCGCACCATCATGGCAGCGTCGAGGCGCctgaggacgacgacgatgcgaTCAGCGACGCGACGATGACGGTGATGGGCAGCGAGAGCCACGCGATCATCCGAAACTTCACTGCAGCAGTGGTACAGGAGTCGGAGCAGAGCGGCATTTCGATCTTGTCCCACCGCTTCCGCGTAAGCAGCGGCCCCATTGGGAAGGGTGCCTTTGGTGCCGTATACAGGGCTCTGAATCTGGATACGGGCAGAATCGTGGCGGTGAAGCAGTCGCGCTACTCTTACGATGACAAAACGGCGGACCTCAACTGGCGTGAGTTTCAAATGTTGtcgatgctgccgccgcacgcaAACGTCATCACTTTCTACGGTGCGTCGAGGGATGTCGACACGaaccagctgctgctcgtgatGGAGtacgccagcggcggcagcattGTGCAGCTGTACCGTTACTTCCGGCCCATTCCAGAGCCGCTCTTCTACCATCACGCCGTTGGCATTGCACGCGGCCTGAAGCACCTGCACGACCACAATGTGATCCACGGCGACGTGAAGCCGGAAAATGTGCTGACGCGCTCTGACGGCAGTGTAGCTATCTCCGACTTtgggtgcagcagcttctcctttGTCAGCTCAGACACCGGCAGTCCTTCACTCCAATCCTCCAAGCGAGGGAGCGGTTCCTTGCAGCTATTCGGGACAGCTGCCTACATGGCACCGGAGGTGATCTTGAATGAGCCACACCTCAAGTCAGATGTGTGGGCCTACGCGTGTACGCTAGTGCAGCTGTGGCTGGGGAAGTCGCCGTGGTCCTATAGTAAGCGCCGCTTCTCAGTGCTGGATTCTATTCCACTCATGTTCCACATTGCGAatgaggaggtggtgcccTTCACGACGGAGCAGCTAGAGAGGTCGCCGAGGTGGTTGCAGTGCATCGCCCGGCGCGCGTTTGAGCGGGACGTCAAGAAGCGCTGCACCATGGCGGAAATCATCAACATCCTGACCGATAACAGCCGAGTGTACCGCTCGTAG
- a CDS encoding putative serine/threonine protein kinase, whose translation MIRNATIPAYIQPSPNHSNDHNMSLSLSLQKQKDANADDEDYADGRRILMHNPLKGHLFSSTSDSSLHSSIGQPEMIAAASSSVQKGSSDPGNRLDTALGLSGEETTQGLVTENVEGPCDEKRVNLIEVHVIDSDDDPSSLEEQEPQVYCTIPSLPAVAFIMCFGAIIVGLLGFLPFYFVGVNSNARTTEYLLSEAMKGVASITQNSLAMLPAFVHIVTFNYIKRHNTTLEETNLPKDPDQLLVSLLTVLTRFNEAISYLRFVYEGGLYTNAGYTDPKPSDANQTRKIYGGHSRTLNTVPMLEMDNESVTAVEPPNVLGCFDFHREVTLPEGAMNQIVKAWVADPQNSTRWLLASDNTTPTYFNFVMPFIVNGSLGYFEAGSSSDKIIEETTTLVSFLRKNGRIFLVDATRNILVGNSWNQSVQSRTDDNAIGATIYTPTRIYEITEPIILAAMQVVNESGSLTEVLKDKDTALITFWYKGNNAFLNLTKVKDSYGLDLVLGVVVVRADFEKAFSTARTAAFTVTVLVVVIAAIVAVVIAWFVVREMKRLIPQLIRASNLEVSRGDGKDHRVQGWLAYITEIRGIHEAFVRVERSLREMRTFVPAAVMTLAPSDDSHSDADLADGKTRRVRTRFNANIVKDNTNEFSRVDVAMVLVDVHRAMDATEACFIMDIISQRAEEYTGYIESVSSSSFFVNFGTQSQNPLVVSKICRFALEVYQSVPDFMRHRVVCFAVRMPFLVGTCGARHSKARVVFDTQRMLGISKVLWDIGCHVASTTDTLSHFATSSAQIPWYRIDCVRFPDEVSQVTLCELLDPCSSLQDNENMPKRMGDGLSKMCKGEYKEALMIFDSAHSENVQLKRLRKICIDRIASGDTSKYIHLIQDVYVLDSTPSNHEDMAIGGGAAMYDCDADNPIGVATNSGEVCDRSNEPPFFACNSFGNGAGMPAPVLSQPAAHASSPVARHPAPTCNSKTSPTPSVTTGGEAAEPSHLTERAVTAAMGPREFPPCGALQVAGASGAGPGLPPFHPRTPGATTTPASMPGSSPPCGARDDSASEAPSFLMNAFVFDSSMASAASADAVGATVQAADEPQVLRDVNQHEWQVSLYPIGSGAFSFIYLGMSDDGVQVAIKRIPRLHRGIKEEEMVSEVCTCAKLRHPNIVPYISCCVTQSYLAIIMEYMPGGSLHDIIDNFGKLPRTVVRRFMLDIVNGLAYLHESTTHGDVKPHNILLGVDGVCKLSDFGSASDRLTEACCVNEDRLMRGTAVYISPEGARNLPLTSASDIYSLGISFLEMVLGRLPWRWADPERTDALPLRHDHDFVQCLTANAIAVDIPDDLDNDVRELALASCAENPEKRPTAQELLSFAFLI comes from the coding sequence ATGATCCGGAACGCCACGATCCCGGCGTACATCCAGCCCAGCCCGAACCACAGCAACGACCACAACATGAGCCTGTCGCTGAGCCTGCAGAAGCAGAAGGACGCGAACGCTGATGATGAGGACTACGCCGACGGCCGACGCATCTTGATGCACAACCCGCTCAAGGGCCATCtcttcagcagcacctcggACTCCTCGCTTCACAGCTCCATCGGCCAGCCGGAGATGATCGCGGCGGCTTCCAGCAGCGTGCAGAAGGGGAGCAGCGACCCTGGCAACCGTCTCGACACAGCGCTCGGCTTGTCCGGAGAGGAGACGACGCAGGGACTGGTTACGGAGAACGTCGAGGGCCCGTGTGATGAGAAGCGCGTGAACCTGATTGAGGTGCACGTCATCGACTCGGACGACGATCCATCCTCGCTTGAGGAGCAGGAGCCACAAGTTTACTGCACCATTCCCAGCCTTCCCGCCGTTGCTTTTATCATGTGCTTTGGCGCCATCATTGTGGGGCTGTTGGGCTTCCTTCCCTTCTACTTCGTCGGCGTCAACTCCAACGCGCGCACAACAGAGTATCTGCTGAGTGAGGCCATGAAGGGCGTCGCCTCTATCACGCAGAACAGCCTGGCGATGCTTCCCGCGTTTGTGCACATTGTGACGTTCAACTACATCAAGCGTCATAACACGACACTGGAGGAGACGAACTTGCCCAAGGACCCGGATCAGCTGCTGGTATCGCTCCTCACGGTTCTCACTCGCTTCAACGAGGCCATCTCGTATTTGCGGTTCGTCTACGAAGGCGGTCTCTACACGAATGCTGGCTACACAGACCCGAAGCCAAGCGATGCGAATCAGACCCGCAAGATCTACGGCGGTCACAGTCGCACGCTCAACACGGTCCCCATGCTCGAAATGGACAATGAGAGCGTCACCGCTGTTGAGCCGCCAAACGTCTTGGGTTGCTTCGACTTCCACCGCGAAGTCACCCTCCCTGAAGGTGCCATGAATCAGATTGTGAAAGCGTGGGTGGCGGACCCGCAGAACAGCACGCGCTGGCTGCTGGCCTCCGATAACACCACTCCGACGTACTTCAACTTTGTGATGCCTTTCATCGTCAACGGCTCCCTCGGCTACTTCGAGGCTGGCTCCTCATCGGACAAGATCATCGAAGAAACAACCACCCTCGTAAGCTTTCTGCGCAAGAACGGTCGCATCTTTCTCGTGGATGCCACACGCAACATTCTTGTCGGTAACAGCTGGAACCAATCAGTGCAGAGCAGAACGGATGACAACGCGATCGGCGCAACCATCTACACCCCGACTCGCATCTACGAAATCACCGAGCCCATCATTCTCGCTGCCATGCAGGTGGTTAACGAGAGCGGTAGCTTGACGGAGGTGTTGAAGGACAAGGACACAGCCCTCATCACCTTTTGGTACAAGGGGAACAACGCATTCCTGAACCTAACAAAGGTGAAGGACTCGTACGGGCTGGACCTCGTTCTTGGCGTCGTGGTCGTGCGGGCTGACTTCGAGAAGGCCTTCTCCACTGCGCGCACGGCGGCCTTCACGGTGACGGTCTTGGTGGTTGTGATCGCCGCTATCGTCGCTGTTGTCATCGCGTGGTTTGTCGTGCGGGAGATGAAGCGGCTCATCCCGCAGCTCATCCGCGCGTCAAACCTTGAGGTGtcccgcggcgacggcaaggATCACCGCGTGCAGGGCTGGCTGGCGTACATTACGGAGATTCGCGGCATTCACGAGGCCTTCGTGCGCGTCGAGCGGAGTTTGCGAGAGATGCGCACGTTTGTGCCGGCGGCCGTCATGACTCTGGCGCCGTCCGACGACTCTCACAGCGACGCGGATCTTGCTGACGGCAAGACGCGCCGTGTGCGTACGCGCTTTAACGCTAACATAGTCAAGGACAACACGAACGAGTTCTCACGAGTGGATGTGGCGATGGTACTGGTGGACGTGCACCGCGCAATGGACGCGACTGAGGCATGCTTTATTATGGATATCATCTCGCAGCGCGCCGAGGAGTACACCGGCTACATCGAGTCCGTCAGTTCTAGCAGCTTCTTCGTCAATTTCGGCACCCAGTCGCAGAACCCGCTCGTGGTGTCGAAGATTTGCCGCTTCGCGCTCGAGGTGTACCAGTCCGTGCCGGACTTCAtgcgccaccgcgtcgtcTGCTTCGCTGTCCGCATGCCGTTTCTTGTTGGCACGTGCGGCGCACGGCACAGCAAGGCCCGCGTCGTCTTCGACACGCAGCGGATGCTGGGCATTTCAAAGGTGCTGTGGGACATCGGCTGCCACGTCGCCTCTACGACAGACACACTCTCGCACTTCGCCACGAGCAGCGCGCAGATCCCGTGGTACCGGATTGACTGCGTGCGCTTCCCAGACGAGGTTTCGCAGGTGACACTGTGCGAGCTGCTGGACCCGTGCTCGTCGCTGCAGGATAATGAAAACATGCCAAAGAGGATGGGCGACGGTCTCTCGAAAATGTGCAAGGGTGAGTACAAGGAGGCGCTTATGATCTTTGACTCGGCGCACAGCGAGAACGTGCAGctgaagcggctgcgcaagATCTGCATTGACCGCATCGCCTCTGGCGACACAAGCAAGTACATTCATCTCATTCAGGACGTCTACGTGCTGGACTCCACCCCCAGCAACCACGAAGACATGGCGattggcggcggtgctgcgatGTACGACTGCGACGCCGACAACCCCATCGGCGTGGCGACGAACAGCGGCGAGGTGTGCGATCGATCCAACGAGCCACCGTTCTTTGCATGCAACTCCTTCGGGAATGGTGCGGGGATGCCGGCACCAGTGCTGTCGCAGCCCGCAGCACACGCCTCGTCTCCGGTTGCGCGTCACCCCGCACCAACGTGCAACTCGAAgacgtcgccgacgccgtccgTGACGACTGGCGGTGAGGCGGCCGAGCCCTCGCACCTCACCGAGCGGGCTGTGACGGCCGCCATGGGTCCCCGCGAGTTCCCTCCATGCGGAGCGCTGCAGGTGGCTGGAgccagcggcgcgggtccaggtctccctccctttcatCCACGAACCCCTGGCGCTACGACGACGCCAGCCAGCATGCCTGGAAGCTCCCCGCCCTGTGGCGCACGCGACGACAGCGCGAGTGAGGCGCCGTCGTTTCTCATGAACGCCTTCGTCTTCGACTCCTCCATGGCTTCCGCGGCCTCCGCGGACGCTGTTGGTGCGACCGTGCAGGCGGCAGATGAGCCCCAGGTGTTGCGGGACGTGAACCAGCACGAGTGGCAGGTCTCCCTCTACCCaatcggcagcggcgccttcaGCTTCATCTATCTGGGCATGTCAGACGACGGCGTGCAGGTGGCGATCAAGCGCATTCCCCGGCTGCACCGCGGCatcaaggaggaggagatggtgtCCGAGGTATGCACGTGCGCCAAACTGCGACATCCCAACATTGTTCCCTACATCTCCTGCTGTGTAACCCAGTCGTACCTGGCAATCATCATGGAATACATGCCAGGGGGCTCGCTGCACGACATCATCGACAACTTTGGCAAGCTGCCTCGCACCGTCGTGCGCCGGTTCATGCTCGACATTGTGAACGGCCTAGCGTACCTGCATGAGTCCACCACGCACGGTGACGTGAAGCCGCACAACATTCTGCTTGGCGTGGACGGTGTCTGCAAGCTCTCCGACTTTGGCTCCGCCTCGGACAGGCTCACGGAGGCGTGCTGCGTCAACGAGGACCGCCTGATGCGCGGCACGGCCGTGTACATCTCACCCGAGGGTGCGCGCAACCTTCCACTGACCTCCGCCTCTGACATCTACTCGCTCGGTATCTCGTTCTTGGAGATGGTGCTGGGCCGCCTGCCGTGGAGGTGGGCCGATCCGGAGAGAACAGACGCGCTCCCGCTGCGTCACGACCACGATTTTGTGCAGTGCCTCACCGCCAATGCCATTGCTGTCGACATTCCCGACGACCTGGACAACGACGTGCGCGAGTTGGCGCTGGCGAGCTGCGCTGAGAACCCAGAAAAACGACCGACAGCCCAAGAGCTGCTTTCCTTCGCCTTCCTGATTTGA